AAATGTGAACCTATGAATATATAATCTGAACAGGTTAAAAAAACTATATATCCCATCTTGTGAAATAAGGAAGAAAAGTATCACTTTTAtgtaaactaatttttttttcccaattttCATATTAATTACATATGAATGTTTAGAACTAGTTTATTTGTTGTACATCAAGCTTTtcacaatcatttttttttcatatttatgaatagactgaatttttttttttaaaaattccttTCTTCATGTAAATATACAAGCTTTCTATTAGATGTAGGCCATTTCAAAATCATGTGCAATAGATTAAATATTTGCAAACATTACATTATATAATCTTGATTTATCATAACAATTAAACTATGTACAATAATATGCTAGGTGAAGCCACCAATAATATGCTTTGTCTTCAATAAGGACAATACACCAAAAAGCCATCCTTAGCAAAAAAAAGTCatgtaaacattttttttttatcaattggtAATGAGCCGAAGTCGATAAGATGTACATACCATACCCCCTTACGGGATTTAaccttgtgacctctcttttaagagaacaagttctccaccactaggccgaCTGAAATTGTACAAGTCATGTTCACATGTTTATAACAATCAAaagatttcattattaaattttaaaGTAGTACAAATTATCCACAAGTAATAGACAAAATAACCAATGAAAATTTGTCTAAAAAGATAACTACTAATTTCCATTTAAATTTTaacattgtaatattttaaataaggataATTACTTTATAGTAAAAAATTATAACTCACCTTTTATAGATGTATTCGTTTATAGTGTCAGGTCCAAGTCATCTATGGAAACACAATTTTTATCTTAATTTAGCATTACAATTAAACTATATACAATAATATGTTGGGTGAAGCCACAAGTAATTAATGCGTTTTTGTCTTCAATAAAGAGAACACACCAAAAGCCTTCATGTACACAACTTTATAACAATCAAAGGACTTCCTTATTAAATTCAAAAGTAGTACAAGTAATCCACTAGTAGAAAAAATAACCAATGAAAATTTGTCTAAAAAGATAACTACTAATTTCTGTTTAAATTTTaacattgtaatattttaaataaggataATTACTTCATAGAAAAAAAACAACTGGCCTTTTATAGATGTATCCCTTTATAGTGTCAGGTCCTTCATCTATGGAAACACAATTTTTATCTTGATTTAGCATAATAATTAAACTATATACAACAATATGTTGGGTGAAACCACCAATAATATGTTTTTGTCTTCAATAAGGAGAATGCACCAAAAAGCCTTCTTTCGCAAAAAAAAGTCTAGTACACATATCTGTAACAATCAAaagatttcattattaaatttaaaaGTAGTACAAATAATCGACAAGTAACAAACAAAATAACCAATGAgaatttttctaaaaatataattattaatttatatttaaattttaatattgcaATATTTTAAATAAGGATAATTGCTCCATAGAAAAAAATTATAACTCACCTTTTATAGATGTATCCTTTTTATAGTGTCGGGTCCTTCATCCATGGAAACATAATTTTTATATGGATTTAGCATAACAATTAAACTATATACAATAATATGCTTGATGAAGCCaccattgtttttgtttttgtcttcaataAGGAGAATACACCAAAAAGCCTTCCTTAGCAAAATTATAGTCCTATACACATATTTATAACAATCAAAggatttcattattaaatttagaAGTTGTACAAATAATCCACAAGTAATAGACAAAATAACCAATGAGAATTTGTCTAAAAAGCTAACTAttaatttctatttaaattttaacattataatattttaaataaggataATTACTTCATAGAATAAAAATATAACTCGCCTTTTATAGATGTGCCCCTTTATAGTACCAGGTCCTCCGTCTATGAAAGAACAATTTTAATCTTGATTTAGCGTAACAATCAAACTATATACAATAATATGTTGGGTGAAGCCACCAATAATGTGTTTTTGCCTTCAATAAGGAGAATACACCAAAAAGCCTGCCTTAGCAAAAGTAAATTCTTGTACACATATTTATAACAATAAAAGGAAATTACATTATTAAATTTAAAAGCGGTACAAATAATCCACAAGTAATAGACAAAATAACCAATGAGAATTTGTCTAAAAAGCTAAGTACTAATTTCTATTTAAATTCAAACtttgtaatattttaaataaggacaattacttcaaagaaaaaaaaataactcACCTTTTATAGATGTATCCTTTTATAGTGTCAAGTCCTTCATCCAAGGAAACACAATTTTTAGGATTGCATCAACTTTACTAAAATATTTCCTTCTCCAACTCATTTTTATCAAGATCAATGACACTATTCCTCCAAATGCTACTCCATATGACAATCCTAATGCTATTCCATACAAAGGATATTTagtgtttttcttttctttgttaatTGAAACTTCAGGAGGACGAGGAATATATTGTGGCCAAGAACAATTTTTGGGTAGGGGACACCCCCATAAATTAGAATTTTCTGAATAAGAGGATTCTCCAAATGTAATCATCTGTGTTCCTTGGGGTATACTTCCTGAAAGGTGGTTGTTTGATAAATTTAGGAAACCTAAAAAGCTAAGAGATGTAAACTCCATAGGGATTTTTCCAGAAAATTTATTTCTTGAAAGGTCTAATGACTCTAGCTGACCCATTTCTCCCAAACTACTTGGAATGGTCCCATTCAAATTGTTCATTGAAAGGTTCAAAAACTTTAACCCCTTCAACTTTCCAAAATCAGAAGCAACTTCTCCATCCAATTCATTGTTTGATAGATCTATGGTTGTGAGAGTGGAAAGAATATATGGGTAGTGCTCATCTCTAGCCTTTGAAGTCATATCCAATCCATCCTGATATATTTGCCCATAATAAAAATTGGACAATACAATACCATTTTGGTCTTCTATTGTCATTGCTTGCAATGATACAATTGTGTGTGGAATTAAACCTGAGAAATGATTGGAAGAGAGGAGCAAGATCTGAAGGTATATTAGTTGGCCTATGGCTAAAGGAATATTCCCTGTAAAATTGTTTTTCTTCATCACGAATACTCTTAGAACGGAAAAATTTCCAATTGTTGGTGGCATTTCACCTCCAAAAAAGTTGTTCCCGATATCAAGAACTTGTAAAAATGAACAATTTGATATTGAAGGTGGAAAAGATCCGTTCAGGATATTACCATGAACAACTAATGACTTTAATTGCCTTAGTCTACTAAATTCATATGGTAAGCTTCCCTTCAAACTGTTGTTTCCCAAATTTAAGACAATGAGAGAAGAGCAATTGGACAAGCTTGCAGGGATCATTCCACTTATTTTGTTGTTTGCAAGATTTAAAAATTGGAGTTGAAATAATTTTCCTAGGCTATAAGGAATATTGCCACTAAATAAATTGTATGCAAGATTTAACATTTGGAGTTGAGATAATTTGCCCAGGCTTGAAGGAATCTTGCCACTAAATAAATTGTCATTAAGAAACAATATTGAAATATTGGAAGGCCATATTGATGGGATGCATCCACTCAGTCCATTTCTTGACACATCCAACTCTGAAAGTTGTGTACATATTGAAAGATTTGAGGTTAGGCTTCCTTCTAGATGATTTCCTAAGAGATTTAAATATTGCAACTGAGGACTGGTTTCCCATAGCCAAGAGGGAATTGCACCCACAAGACTAGCATTTGTTAATTCCAACCTTTCAAGTGAGAATTGTGTTGAGATCCAAGGTGGAAATTCA
The nucleotide sequence above comes from Cryptomeria japonica chromosome 11, Sugi_1.0, whole genome shotgun sequence. Encoded proteins:
- the LOC131860120 gene encoding leucine-rich repeat receptor protein kinase EMS1-like, whose translation is MNPRLSFVSKLPSIFPVTDCCISCDNHTNHVVSLNITYLFAEGVISESLCQLRFLTSLTISGVFIPVTSGTVIPPCLRNLSYIRYLDLSGNSFSGMIPPFVCFLTRLTVLHLSVTNFNGSIPSCLGNLSSLTELDLSDNQLSGSILLSGSIPASLGSLSSLISLDLSYNQLSGSIPASLGSLSSLTELDLSYNQLSGSIPASLGSLSLLRNLYLSNNELRGNIPDSLGNLSLLQVLDGVSNRFNETISFSSLPPSLVTLRLSLNHHQLISETFFHKLTRLSSLYLFDCVLNISTIWIPSFQLYELSLMSCTIDGEFPPWISTQFSLERLELTNASLVGAIPSWLWETSPQLQYLNLLGNHLEGSLTSNLSICTQLSELDVSRNGLSGCIPSIWPSNISILFLNDNLFSGKIPSSLGKLSQLQMLNLAYNLFSGNIPYSLGKLFQLQFLNLANNKISGMIPASLSNCSSLIVLNLGNNSLKGSLPYEFSRLRQLKSLVVHGNILNGSFPPSISNCSFLQVLDIGNNFFGGEMPPTIGNFSVLRVFVMKKNNFTGNIPLAIGQLIYLQILLLSSNHFSGLIPHTIVSLQAMTIEDQNGIVLSNFYYGQIYQDGLDMTSKARDEHYPYILSTLTTIDLSNNELDGEVASDFGKLKGLKFLNLSMNNLNGTIPSSLGEMGQLESLDLSRNKFSGKIPMEFTSLSFLGFLNLSNNHLSGSIPQGTQMITFGESSYSENSNLWGCPLPKNCSWPQYIPRPPEVSINKEKKNTKYPLYGIALGLSYGVAFGGIVSLILIKMSWRRKYFSKVDAILKIVFPWMKDLTL